From the genome of Candidatus Rokuibacteriota bacterium:
CACGGCCTCGAAAGCCGCGGTGAATGCTTGGACGGTCCGCTGGATGTCTTCTTCACTGTGAGCGAGGGAGACGTAGATCTTCTGCGCTGCCTTGACCACCCCCCGCTCGAGGAGCGCGCGGGTGAACGCCGCGTGGAGCGCCCGATCGGCCGTCAGCGTGGCCCGGTAGTCGGTGATGGGGCGGTCGGTGAAGTAGATCTCGAAGACCGGCGCCTCGCCCGCGACCTGCGCCTGGAAGCCCGCGCGCCTTGCGGCCTCCACGAGCGCCGTCTTGACGCGGTTGCCGGTTGCGAAGAGACGCTCGTAGGCGCCCGGCTTGCGGAGCTCGGCGAGCGTGGCCAGCCCCGCGGCCGCCGCAACCGGGTTGCCGTTGAGCGTGCCCGCCTGCTGGACAAACTCGCCCGTGGTCTCCATGGCGGGCGCCAGGTGGCGCATGATCTCCTCGCGACCGACCACGGCCGCCAGCGGGAAGCCGCCGCCGATGATCTTGCCCACCGCCGCGAGATCCGGCACGACGCCGTAGTACTCCTGGGCGCCGCCGTAAGCGAAGCGGAAGCCTGTCACGATCTCGTCGAAGATGAGCGGCAGATCGTAGCGGCGCGTGACCTCGCGCACGCCCGCCAGGAAGCCCCTGTCCGGGATGATCAGCCGCTGGAAGGGCTCCATGATCACGGCCGCCAGGCTCTCGTGGTGCGCGGCGATGATGGCCTCGGTCTCCGCCAGGTCGTTGAAGGGCGCGATCAGCACCTCGTCGCCGATGGCGTGCGGGATGCCGGCCGAGTCGGGCGTGGGCGCGGGGAAGGCCTTGGGCGCCTTCGGCCCCACGCTCATCAGGGAGTAGTCGTGGGTGCCGTGGAAGCCGCCCTCGAACTTCAGGATCTTGTCGCGCTTGCGGAAGGCCCGCGCCACGCGCAACGCGAAGAACGTCGCCTCGCTGCCCGAGGAGGTATAGCGCACCTGCTCGGCGCAGGGCATGGCCCGGCAGATCTCCTCGGCCAGGGCCACGGCGGGCTCGGAGAGCTGGAAGTACGTCGTGCCCCGCCTGAGCTGCGCCTCGACGGCCTCGATCACCGCCGGGTGGGCGTGGCCCAGCACCATGGGGCCCGAGCCCAGGAGGTAGTCGAGGTACTCGCGCCCGGAGAAGTCGTAGAGGTGGGCGCCGCGGGCTTCCTTGACGATGAACTGGAGATCGTCGGGGGCGTAGTAGCCGCCGAGCACACCGCCCGGGAAGCGACGCTGGGCCGTTCGCAGCAGCGCGGTTTCCTCGGGACTCCGGGACGTCGTAGGTTTCTGTGGCGCCATCGGGTGGCCCCCCTTATACCGCAAGGCGCCCAGCCCCGCAAGCGGCCCGGGGGAGCGCCCGGCCGGAGCCGGGCGGCTTGACGCCGGGGCCCGCCCCGGCTACTGTCCGCCCGGTCAGACCCTTCCAATGGACATCCGTGAGAGATTGAACCGAGTCGTCACCTGGTGCCTGACCTGCCTGCTCGTGGTGCCGGTGTGCACCGTCCTGATGCAGGTGCTGAACCGGACGCGGATCGTGGGCAAGCATCACCTCCAAGGGGCACGCCTGCCGCTCGTCTTCGCCTCGAACCACGTCACCATCTTCGACGACGGTCTCGTGGATACGCTGATC
Proteins encoded in this window:
- a CDS encoding aminotransferase class III-fold pyridoxal phosphate-dependent enzyme, yielding MAPQKPTTSRSPEETALLRTAQRRFPGGVLGGYYAPDDLQFIVKEARGAHLYDFSGREYLDYLLGSGPMVLGHAHPAVIEAVEAQLRRGTTYFQLSEPAVALAEEICRAMPCAEQVRYTSSGSEATFFALRVARAFRKRDKILKFEGGFHGTHDYSLMSVGPKAPKAFPAPTPDSAGIPHAIGDEVLIAPFNDLAETEAIIAAHHESLAAVIMEPFQRLIIPDRGFLAGVREVTRRYDLPLIFDEIVTGFRFAYGGAQEYYGVVPDLAAVGKIIGGGFPLAAVVGREEIMRHLAPAMETTGEFVQQAGTLNGNPVAAAAGLATLAELRKPGAYERLFATGNRVKTALVEAARRAGFQAQVAGEAPVFEIYFTDRPITDYRATLTADRALHAAFTRALLERGVVKAAQKIYVSLAHSEEDIQRTVQAFTAAFEAVAEQRP